The Proteiniphilum propionicum genome contains the following window.
GCACTATTTTGAGGTTACGCGCCATGAGTTTCTGGAAATGGTGGGATTGAATTTCCATCAGCTCCATACTCAGGGTATCGATGCAGTAGTCTCCCGGGTTGAGATCCGCTACAAAGTACCCCTTAGGGGGATGGATGAGTTTAAATGTACCGTTACGCAGCTTGAAAGAGCAGGCGTGAAATATATTTTCCACCAAGAAATCATTCGATTAAAGGATAATGCGTTGTGCGCCAAAGCAAAGATAGAGGTGGTGAATCTAGTTAACGGCATTCTAAAAAAGCCCGAAGTGTTTGACGAAGCGTTTGCAGAATATATTCAGGTTTAATAAGCAAATGGCAACAGACAAATCTTTATACCGGATAGCACTCACTCAGATAAAAGGCGTGGGAGTGATGCATGCGCGTAACCTGCTGAAAGTAATAGGTGATGAAGAGGCTATTTTCAGAGAGAGCGTAAGCAGGTTAGAAGCCATTCCCCGCATCTCGAGACAACTTATCAGGGAGATACGTGATCCTGAAGTGCTGAGAAGGTCTGAAAAAGAGCTGGAGTTCATCACTAAAAACAACCTTCAGCTACTTTTTTTCACCGATCCAGGTTACCCCAGGCGGCTAACACAATGTATTGATGCTCCATTGTTGCTCTATGCCAAAGGGAATACCGATTTCAACCACGAAAAAACAATCAGTATTGTAGGTACACGCAACGCTACAGGGTATGGGCTCGATTATTGCAAGAAGTTCATCCGCGAGATCTCTTCAAAAATCCCTGATATTCAGATCATCAGCGGACTGGCATACGGAATAGACATCTGCGCTCATCGCGCTGCACTGCAACATGGCTTATCAACCATAGCCGTACTGGCCCACGGGCTTGACAGAATATATCCTCAATTGCACCGCAATACCGCTGTAAAGATGCTTCAAGACGGAGCCTTGCTAACTGAGTTTCCAAGTGAAACAAATCCTGACAAGCATAATTTCGTGAGACGGAACCGTATTGTCGCGGGCATGGCAGATGCAGTGGTAGTAATAGAATCGGGAGTAAAAGGCGGTTCACTAATCACTGCCGATATCGCGAATTCATATTTCAGGGAGGTATTTGCCCTGCCCGGTCGTGTTCATGATAAGATGTCAACCGGATGTAATCGGCTGATATCCGACAATAAAGCGGTATTACTGCAGAGTACCGATGATTTTATTGCCCACATGGGATGGGAAACAAAAGAAAAAGAGACTCTCCCTGTACAACAAGAGCTGTTCCCGGATCTGTCGGAAGAGGGAAAACAGATTTTCAGTGCTCTGGAAAGATCCGGCTCAATGCATGTGAACAAGCTCGCCATTGAACTCAACACACCCGTTCCGGAGCTATTCATGACTCTCCTGGAGCTGGAAGTGAAAAACCTAGTAGAATCACTGCCGGGAGGAATGTATAAACTGACGTAAAAATAGACAATTATTCATTTTCCGGCTACCGATTATTTTCTTATCTTTGACGAGTAACCCACTTAAAAAACTATTCAATGGCTTTATATATTGGCGACAAAATA
Protein-coding sequences here:
- a CDS encoding acyl-CoA thioesterase, which produces MTQPAFEHIMKVRDYECDTQGHVNNANYQHYFEVTRHEFLEMVGLNFHQLHTQGIDAVVSRVEIRYKVPLRGMDEFKCTVTQLERAGVKYIFHQEIIRLKDNALCAKAKIEVVNLVNGILKKPEVFDEAFAEYIQV
- the dprA gene encoding DNA-processing protein DprA; protein product: MATDKSLYRIALTQIKGVGVMHARNLLKVIGDEEAIFRESVSRLEAIPRISRQLIREIRDPEVLRRSEKELEFITKNNLQLLFFTDPGYPRRLTQCIDAPLLLYAKGNTDFNHEKTISIVGTRNATGYGLDYCKKFIREISSKIPDIQIISGLAYGIDICAHRAALQHGLSTIAVLAHGLDRIYPQLHRNTAVKMLQDGALLTEFPSETNPDKHNFVRRNRIVAGMADAVVVIESGVKGGSLITADIANSYFREVFALPGRVHDKMSTGCNRLISDNKAVLLQSTDDFIAHMGWETKEKETLPVQQELFPDLSEEGKQIFSALERSGSMHVNKLAIELNTPVPELFMTLLELEVKNLVESLPGGMYKLT